The genomic window ctaatctaccatataagatataagtcgcttgtggaatagcactaccaataataatcaagaagatcatactgtatacccaaataattacccatccactgactacatttcgagtcataaaatgttgtcgtatcaacattcgagtattcaaagctcgaatttcagataaaagagctaagttaatgagagaggacataaatactaacaaaccaccggttttggatgggattacttttaacaccgcataatatgctaaaaagtaccattcaggtacgatatgaagcggagttacaaaccggttcactggtatggagttatctgggtgcgataattcgacatagctgtgatgttaaggagcataggagatgctacacgccttaattggtactgcattgatataattatcgtacaagcactcagctagttattgagagacactcacgagcccaaaaccataacttcgtaatctcaatggtttgtgatagaaccataacacaatgatctttacacagttcaaccctgtattataaaatccagtagactcatgtccttgtcgtttatataaatctattaatgcttgtcaagttccttgtatctagttagctcactgcgtacttaggatcagaccaaaagagttcactaatggtactagaaaataggagatcgcgttagttcttgggaaaacgacttccgaaccaccaatatatattggtacaaagaagttaccatatcctccgtacaaagcaggcattaagaacataaagatcatagctaggccatgtatcgttattatcacattataagtagctatcgtctctgtacaaatgatccgcgatccagaactgtataactcaaatcgaataaacaaagacattatagttcctagaatactgaagatgactccggttatgagatacagacaaccaagttctttatgattgcagtacaccaccaccccactggactgcttaagacagctaaaagtgttggatttcaatatcctactacattaagattattccacatcggttatgttctaggcgtaatatatggattcttgttctcactcatcttaacagcgagagaaaactactactcagatgctagtctaatcagtagcatcgtacttggagttatcatctctgagacaggattatttatcagcttttctggggagtatatactacgagttgactactggtttagatcttgaaggtctttgtttaccggatccaagttctcttgtgcttttcatgaccatcatgttaagtgcattaagtatagtggtatccagcgtatatttgaaaaaccaacatttgtatacaagctgtacgaatatcatagacattcactttggtagtcgccttcttaatgttagtctgtacggaatacacggatcggattcttgttggcctggcacctgtttagtaactggatgaacgctttttacgcctggtatgcatggataatactcggactcttctatagttttaaccgctactgctgggactgtatattatgtacttacggtagtactatcaagcctcttcttccaaatagatttcatggaaaacctaaaattcgcatgtttgattgacatttagccgctaatatacaatcatccaagatatatttatctatcgcaggttcggtctaatgtcccgttatactatatagatcacatggcttctggtactttgagatcatgctaacggcgagaagggaagtgtgtttcaataactagctgagtgcttgtaacgataattatatcaatgcagtaccaattaaggcgtgtagcatctcctatgctccttaacatcacagctatgtcgaattatcgcacccagataactccataccagtgaacggtttgtaactccgcttcatatcgtacctgaatggtactttttagcatattatgcggtgttaaaagtaatcccatccaaaaccggtggtttgttagtatttatgtcctctctcattaacttagctcttttatctgaaattcgagctttgaatactcgaatgttgatacgacaacattttatgactcgaaatgtagtcagtggatgggtaattatttgggtatacagtatgatcttcttgattattattggtagtgctattccacaagcgacttatatcttatatggtagattagctactatcgtatatcttactaccggattggttctatgcttatactaaatcaatagttataatgactacagcttccaagcaaacatgattaccgtgatattgaaatccaacacttttagctgtcttaagcagtccagtggggtggtggtgtactgcaatcataaagaacttggttgtctgtatctcataaccggagtcatcttcagtattctaggaactataatgtctttgttttattcgatttgagtgaacacataagatcatcgaatttaacggtatgctcctgaaagtaacggtacaagctgtaaacaaaggactccttaacttaaactgaggagtcaagtaggtacaaaccgtacaaggattaattatgtccatctgtgcatctaagttgagactatcggttatatattttagacgctaacttcccggctaaacatcccttttctttgaaacacacttcccttctcgccgttagcatgatctcaaagtaccagaagccatgt from Besnoitia besnoiti strain Bb-Ger1 chromosome Unknown contig00197, whole genome shotgun sequence includes these protein-coding regions:
- a CDS encoding cytochrome b (encoded by transcript BESB_033350); its protein translation is MVLGSYVELSHPDNSIPVNRFVTPLHIVPEWYFLAYYAVLKVIPSKTGGLLVFMSSLINLALLSEIRALNTRMLIRQHFMTRNVVSGWVIIWVYSMIFLIIIGSAIPQATYILYGRLATIVYLTTGLVLCLY